The genomic stretch ACTTAATTCCGAGTGGCattataaaagtttaaaaactctttAATCTAACTTTCCTTAAGCTGTAGAAACCCtgaattttgtccatgaaaaagTAGGGGAACCCCGtaacaaagaccaaaaacaaattaccagtatattaataatacaaaaataaattgaaaaataaattacaatgtCATAAATAAGATGGTACGGTGTAAACTCAGAATCCCTCCACAGGAGGCTGAGCCACGACCCCATACACCCTCAGAATGATGTCTCACAGCCGTTTATGTcgtttttaatttcttctttctcttttttaggaGCCATCCAGTCTTTTGCAGGTTTTACAGATTATTTCACAGCTATGGCGCAGGAGGGCTGGTTTCCACTCTTGTGTGTGGGCCTGCGCTCTCAGTGGGAGGACGTTCATCTTCAGGACTTGCAGGACAGCTATGGACAAGAATGGGTTAGTTTGTATACACTTTCTGTCTCATGTTAATCATACAGGAAGTCCATGGGTGGagtgaatgttttgttttttatcagcaTAGTAACCAAATAACTCCTCCTTCATGTCCTCTGTAAACAGACCTTCAGTCAGAGGCTGTACCAGGAGTATACCTGCTACACGGTGTTTTTCGTGAGCATAGAGATCTGTCAGATCTCAGATGTGCTGATCAGGAAAACTCGCCGTCTCTCCGTGTTCCAGCAAGGCTTCTTCAGGTCACCGAAAACCCATCCTCAACACATCGTTAGGCACAATGTttcttaaaggggcagttcatcCCGAAATCAAAATTACGCGTCTTTCCTCTCACCtctagtgctatttatcagtctagattgttttggtgtgagttgccgaatGTCGGTAGAGacgtctgccttttctccaatataatgaaaccaGCTGAcactcagtttgtggtgctAGAAACGCCAAtaaagtacatttgaaaaattcgacagcagtgtctctttacAGCAGCTATGACCTGGTTAATCAAGTGAATCCACCAAACACCTtgagagcagtttcatgtaggaactattttctctcacTGAACTAAACTCACCGTACGAATCACTGCACAGAAAGAAGTGTGCATCTGCTGTTAGCTCGCCTAGCACCACTGAG from Plectropomus leopardus isolate mb unplaced genomic scaffold, YSFRI_Pleo_2.0 unplaced_scaffold9019, whole genome shotgun sequence encodes the following:
- the LOC121940574 gene encoding potassium-transporting ATPase alpha chain 1-like; the protein is RLSHDPIHPQNDVSQPFMSFLISSFSFLGAIQSFAGFTDYFTAMAQEGWFPLLCVGLRSQWEDVHLQDLQDSYGQEWTFSQRLYQEYTCYTVFFVSIEICQISDVLIRKTRRLSVFQQGFFRNRVLVTAIIFQLCLGNLLCYCPGMPNIFNFMPIRVQWWFVPLPYGILIFVYDEIRKLGVRRYPGSWWDQELYY